Proteins from a genomic interval of Sphingobacterium sp. SYP-B4668:
- a CDS encoding TonB-dependent receptor, with protein MRLIKALALFFSTSASCHLIAQEVQLTDSIDNPLSPIQINAYFAKRPLLTLTSSAQSIGQDLIASQGNQTLLTAINTVPGIRMEERSPGSYRLAMRGSLIRSPFGIRNAKIYVDEFPLTDAGGNTYLNLLDPASVRGLHIIKGPDGSIYGPNSGGVIQLTPNGFDAHLGSSLAIQGGSFGGFQEQLSTALQPTQNYNFAIDQSFSRSDGYRQNSALNKKTIQTTHRWNYSPSGQLKLLALYANLGYRTPGGLTQAQYDEDPTAARPPAGPNPGAMEQRAGIYNKTFFGGLSNTYELSNYFTHVISLFGSLANVKNPFITNFEKRDENNIGLRSYISYHNEDNEQLQLQFQLGVEGQKGDYKIDNFDNEKGIATHTQNKNRLENDQHFYFLRGQTLIAKKLTLEASLGLNYNAIKYEEIFPEATERFRKIDFGTTWMPRFGASYLLTHQIAARTSISKGFSAPTIAEIYPSDNEFNANLKPETGTNYEIGLRAESWNRRLIIDAAYYYFRMDDAIIRQIRESGKEYFLNAGKVDQQGIEASILTYLIAPRKQQFIQSLSLGSNMTYNHYRFAQYKVGQDDFSGNKLTATPDWIWVNHVSLTFDKNFGINIMHNFTSSIPLNDANTVYADKYHLLQAKINWTTPLVKGCNLQLFAGVDNLLNEKYSLGNDINAFGGRYFNAAPSRNYYIGFKLMH; from the coding sequence ATGCGACTAATCAAAGCCCTAGCTCTTTTCTTCTCTACTTCTGCTTCATGCCATTTGATTGCCCAGGAAGTCCAATTAACAGATAGTATTGATAATCCACTATCACCTATACAAATCAATGCATATTTTGCCAAACGACCGCTTCTGACGTTGACATCATCGGCCCAAAGTATTGGTCAGGATTTAATTGCTAGTCAGGGTAACCAGACCTTGTTGACAGCAATCAATACTGTACCTGGTATACGAATGGAAGAACGATCGCCAGGCAGTTACCGATTGGCTATGAGGGGGAGTTTGATTCGCTCTCCATTTGGCATTCGAAACGCCAAAATCTATGTTGATGAGTTTCCGCTAACCGACGCAGGTGGCAATACCTATCTTAACCTTTTAGATCCCGCTTCTGTGCGTGGCCTCCATATCATCAAAGGCCCAGATGGATCAATATACGGACCAAACTCAGGTGGAGTTATTCAACTTACTCCGAATGGTTTTGACGCACACCTTGGTAGTTCGCTCGCTATTCAGGGTGGTTCTTTCGGAGGCTTTCAAGAGCAGCTATCTACGGCGCTACAACCTACGCAAAACTATAATTTCGCTATAGACCAGAGTTTTAGCAGAAGTGATGGCTATCGCCAGAATTCAGCACTGAATAAGAAAACCATACAGACAACACATCGCTGGAACTACAGTCCTTCCGGACAGTTGAAACTACTAGCATTATATGCTAATCTTGGTTATCGTACACCTGGGGGGTTGACACAGGCGCAATATGATGAAGATCCTACTGCAGCACGACCACCCGCGGGGCCCAATCCTGGAGCAATGGAGCAGAGAGCAGGAATCTATAATAAAACATTTTTTGGAGGTCTTTCCAATACCTATGAATTGTCCAATTATTTTACTCACGTCATTAGTTTATTTGGAAGCCTGGCTAATGTAAAAAATCCTTTTATCACCAATTTTGAAAAGCGAGACGAAAACAACATTGGGCTACGTTCCTATATATCTTATCACAATGAGGATAATGAACAGCTCCAATTACAATTTCAATTAGGAGTGGAAGGACAAAAGGGAGATTACAAAATAGACAACTTTGACAATGAAAAAGGTATTGCTACCCATACACAAAACAAGAATAGATTAGAAAATGACCAACATTTCTATTTCCTACGTGGACAGACGCTAATCGCTAAAAAGCTCACGTTGGAAGCCTCTCTTGGATTGAATTATAATGCCATCAAATATGAAGAAATCTTCCCCGAAGCTACTGAACGCTTCCGAAAAATTGATTTTGGCACTACGTGGATGCCTCGTTTTGGAGCCTCCTATCTGCTCACACATCAAATAGCTGCTCGAACCTCTATCAGTAAGGGCTTTTCAGCTCCCACAATTGCAGAGATATATCCCTCAGATAATGAATTTAATGCTAACCTCAAGCCTGAGACGGGCACCAACTACGAAATTGGCTTGCGTGCAGAAAGTTGGAATAGAAGACTGATTATAGACGCAGCCTACTACTATTTCCGCATGGATGATGCCATTATCCGTCAGATTAGGGAGAGCGGGAAAGAATATTTTCTGAATGCTGGAAAAGTAGACCAACAAGGTATTGAAGCGTCTATTTTGACCTACTTGATTGCCCCTAGAAAGCAACAGTTTATCCAATCCCTATCATTGGGAAGTAATATGACATACAACCACTATCGTTTTGCACAATATAAAGTTGGGCAAGACGATTTCTCCGGCAATAAATTAACCGCTACCCCCGACTGGATTTGGGTCAATCACGTATCATTAACATTCGATAAAAATTTTGGCATCAATATAATGCATAATTTTACATCAAGTATTCCATTAAATGATGCAAACACTGTGTATGCGGATAAATATCATTTGCTACAAGCCAAAATTAATTGGACAACACCTCTCGTAAAGGGATGTAATTTACAATTGTTTGCTGGTGTAGACAATCTGCTGAATGAAAAATACAGCTTGGGAAATGACATCAATGCTTTTGGCGGACGTTATTTTAACGCTGCCCCCAGCCGCAATTACTACATAGGTTTCAAACTAATGCATTAG
- a CDS encoding histidine kinase codes for MFKIFNRGGAAEHVPTEEEGMESFLESQIDRNLLQLWCERCVENRMAEDLNLQYANLQRISFTRVSQVMLSLQYEVEYIKAYIAVYQKMPMEEFYVNFVSKWTGSEIFVPPFILIPLIQNSLVYGYCRMERFPVKIKLSGSEKMLTLEVSNRVNHHIPDQRTTAIIQAYKKRLNLIYPKRYQLLFNSNSNTFKASLTLEL; via the coding sequence ATGTTTAAAATATTTAATAGAGGGGGGGCGGCTGAACATGTGCCCACAGAGGAAGAAGGAATGGAATCTTTTTTAGAAAGCCAAATCGATCGAAATCTATTACAGCTATGGTGTGAACGATGCGTTGAAAATAGGATGGCAGAAGACCTCAATCTACAATATGCAAATCTCCAACGAATATCTTTTACGAGAGTATCACAAGTGATGTTGTCACTCCAGTATGAGGTTGAGTACATCAAAGCGTACATCGCGGTTTACCAGAAAATGCCAATGGAGGAGTTTTATGTCAACTTTGTCTCAAAATGGACAGGAAGTGAAATATTTGTTCCACCGTTTATTCTCATTCCCCTTATTCAGAATTCGCTAGTGTATGGATACTGTAGGATGGAAAGATTTCCCGTTAAAATAAAGTTGTCGGGGTCAGAAAAAATGTTGACCCTCGAAGTAAGTAACCGTGTGAACCATCACATTCCCGACCAACGGACTACCGCTATAATCCAAGCTTACAAAAAACGATTAAATTTGATTTACCCTAAGAGATATCAATTACTTTTCAATAGTAATAGTAATACGTTTAAGGCTTCATTGACACTTGAACTCTAG
- a CDS encoding DEAD/DEAH box helicase, translating into MDYYNNTEFHQYKIQHIDFDGIDRFSYITELDGPRITDPVLQVENIQRYQGSFRLAIDNHVYSLRLVYQKPSLLLSCSCTEMFGICLHQRTLLISLFRNEEWLTFFSDKRYDTRLRKAGVRYGLTEEAEIEKYLKLGYQDKLEVSLQNNSIISLDHNYFKIKKNDTDSKNMPLQDTIIVIKRHRFYKHLQIQLCLAQKTKQGKLKNPIHPIPVLDSIWKSKDVFESQFYSAIQQLSQSTNELTDEQLQRALSAVVKNPLGLAVYMHNDAHPASLTSTQLTPVFLKSLAAVPAMEIRTRESFMTLHASLSIENKSYSLHELTLKLTHFIHINHTLYHIPLIEIAELIALFHDKGKELLIHQSIFKTFNTKFLESLSQSIEIRYPDMPKISKRELAHQKYYGDREAIIYLDESQDYITLTPVFRYADIEVPIRSQRQIVGMDPTGNSYLVKRCNDKEQAVIALLIKQHPYFEEQLQESFLYFYLHRKHFLNENWFLDVFEEWRNHGISIIGFNFIKNNNISPFKGKVTVEVKSGINWFNVNINLNFGIRKAAIKKLEKAVRNRSKFITLDDGTVGILPEEWIEKFATYFEAGEIDDRGNILVSKNNFSTIDHLFEEHQLDKKTKEEIQLLKYKTQNFKNINKLKTPKTFNGTLRPYQHEGLNWLNFLDDFRLGGCLADDMGLGKTIQIIAFILSQREKKESNCNLLVLPTTLIFNWKRELQQFAPDIDVLILDGPKRLKSAEEFKNYELIMISYHNLLTDINYLKKYTFNYIFLDESQQIKNPNSQRYKAALLLQSYNRIALTGTPIENNTLDLYAQLSFACPGLLGSKKYFKDVYTTPIDAFSDRKRMKSLQQKIQPFILRRTKQEVMHELPEKNEIILYCEMKPDQRKIYDLYEKEFREFISVSDGDEIRKNAMYVLKGLTKLRLICNSTKLLKAEDLTSVVDSAKIEALVEQIADRKDQQKIVVFSQFVSMLELVKKALEKVGIEVSMLTGKSKNREKIVHGFQEQEDTRVMLISLKVGGMGLNLTAANLVYLIDPWWNPAVEEQAIDRTYRIGQDKAVTAIRLITPDTVEEKMIKLQQQKKEIASTLIGNGTNPLFADFNKDDLLRLLS; encoded by the coding sequence ATGGATTATTACAATAATACAGAGTTTCATCAGTATAAAATCCAACATATTGATTTTGATGGAATCGATCGTTTTTCCTATATAACCGAGTTAGACGGCCCCCGAATTACGGATCCGGTACTACAAGTGGAAAATATCCAGCGCTATCAAGGTAGCTTCAGGTTAGCGATTGACAATCACGTCTATTCGCTTCGACTGGTATATCAAAAGCCAAGTCTTTTGTTGTCATGTTCGTGCACAGAAATGTTTGGAATTTGTCTACACCAACGGACACTATTAATCTCTCTTTTCCGTAATGAAGAGTGGTTGACTTTCTTTTCTGATAAACGGTATGATACCCGTTTGAGAAAAGCAGGCGTCCGATACGGCCTTACAGAAGAGGCGGAAATAGAGAAATACCTTAAGCTAGGATACCAAGATAAATTAGAAGTATCTCTTCAAAACAATAGTATTATCTCACTAGATCATAATTATTTTAAAATAAAAAAGAATGACACCGACTCAAAAAATATGCCGCTACAAGATACTATTATTGTCATCAAAAGGCATCGTTTCTACAAACACCTGCAAATCCAGCTCTGTTTGGCTCAAAAAACCAAACAGGGCAAATTAAAAAACCCTATACATCCCATTCCTGTGCTGGACAGTATATGGAAGTCCAAAGACGTATTTGAAAGTCAATTTTATAGTGCGATACAACAACTGTCACAATCCACCAATGAACTAACAGATGAGCAGCTTCAGCGAGCACTCTCCGCCGTGGTTAAAAACCCACTTGGATTAGCGGTGTATATGCATAACGACGCTCACCCAGCCTCTTTAACATCCACTCAACTCACCCCAGTATTTTTAAAGTCGTTGGCAGCCGTTCCTGCTATGGAAATTCGTACAAGAGAGTCATTTATGACATTGCATGCTTCGCTCAGCATTGAAAACAAATCATACTCCCTGCATGAGCTTACACTAAAATTGACGCATTTCATCCATATCAACCACACACTTTATCACATCCCTCTAATAGAGATTGCTGAACTGATAGCCCTGTTCCATGACAAAGGAAAAGAATTACTCATACATCAATCCATATTTAAGACATTTAACACGAAGTTTTTAGAGTCTCTATCACAGTCTATAGAGATTCGTTATCCAGACATGCCTAAGATTAGCAAAAGAGAACTGGCGCATCAAAAGTATTACGGGGACAGGGAGGCAATCATCTACTTAGATGAATCGCAGGACTACATAACGCTAACGCCTGTATTTCGATATGCGGATATAGAAGTTCCAATACGCTCTCAAAGGCAGATAGTCGGGATGGACCCAACCGGCAACAGCTACTTAGTAAAAAGATGTAACGATAAAGAACAAGCTGTGATTGCCCTTCTTATTAAGCAACATCCGTATTTTGAAGAGCAACTACAAGAATCCTTTCTATACTTTTATCTTCACAGAAAACACTTTCTAAATGAAAATTGGTTTTTGGATGTCTTTGAAGAATGGCGTAATCATGGTATTAGCATTATAGGATTCAATTTTATTAAAAACAATAACATCAGCCCATTCAAAGGTAAAGTAACAGTTGAGGTAAAAAGTGGAATCAACTGGTTTAATGTAAATATTAATTTAAATTTTGGCATCAGAAAAGCTGCTATTAAAAAACTGGAGAAAGCCGTTCGTAATCGTTCCAAATTTATCACTTTGGATGATGGTACAGTCGGAATTCTACCTGAAGAATGGATTGAAAAATTTGCTACTTACTTTGAAGCGGGCGAAATAGACGACCGGGGCAATATACTCGTTTCAAAAAACAATTTTTCAACGATTGACCATCTTTTCGAGGAGCATCAGTTGGATAAAAAAACTAAAGAGGAAATTCAACTACTTAAATATAAAACTCAGAATTTCAAAAATATAAATAAACTAAAAACACCTAAAACATTCAATGGAACACTACGCCCTTATCAACACGAAGGTCTTAATTGGCTCAATTTTTTAGATGATTTTCGACTGGGTGGCTGTCTAGCGGATGATATGGGATTAGGCAAAACCATTCAAATTATCGCCTTTATCCTTTCCCAACGAGAGAAAAAAGAGAGCAACTGTAATCTTCTTGTACTGCCAACAACGCTTATCTTCAATTGGAAGCGTGAGTTACAGCAATTTGCCCCTGATATAGACGTTTTAATATTGGACGGTCCCAAGCGTCTTAAAAGTGCTGAGGAGTTTAAAAATTATGAACTGATAATGATATCTTATCACAATCTATTGACCGATATCAATTATTTGAAAAAATACACGTTTAACTATATTTTCTTGGATGAGTCCCAACAAATAAAAAACCCTAACTCTCAACGATACAAAGCTGCATTATTACTTCAATCTTACAACCGTATCGCGTTGACAGGTACACCGATTGAAAACAACACGTTAGATTTGTATGCCCAACTTTCCTTTGCTTGCCCAGGACTACTTGGAAGCAAAAAATATTTTAAAGATGTATATACTACACCCATAGATGCCTTTAGCGATCGCAAGCGAATGAAGTCCTTACAACAAAAGATTCAACCCTTCATCCTTCGACGAACTAAGCAAGAGGTAATGCATGAACTTCCTGAGAAAAACGAAATCATCCTATACTGTGAGATGAAACCTGACCAGCGGAAAATCTATGACCTTTACGAAAAGGAGTTTAGAGAATTTATTTCTGTATCCGATGGAGATGAAATCCGTAAGAACGCTATGTATGTCTTAAAGGGATTAACCAAGTTAAGACTCATCTGCAATTCTACTAAATTACTGAAAGCGGAGGACTTAACAAGTGTAGTAGATTCAGCTAAGATTGAAGCGCTTGTCGAACAAATAGCTGATCGAAAAGACCAACAAAAGATTGTTGTATTCTCTCAGTTTGTATCCATGCTGGAATTGGTTAAAAAAGCTTTAGAAAAGGTTGGAATCGAAGTGTCAATGTTGACGGGGAAAAGTAAAAATCGGGAAAAGATAGTACATGGCTTTCAAGAACAAGAAGACACTCGTGTTATGCTGATTTCTCTAAAAGTGGGCGGCATGGGGCTGAACCTTACAGCTGCCAATCTAGTCTATCTCATAGACCCGTGGTGGAATCCAGCAGTTGAAGAGCAGGCCATCGACCGTACCTATCGCATAGGTCAAGACAAGGCGGTGACAGCAATACGATTGATTACACCGGATACTGTTGAGGAAAAAATGATCAAACTGCAGCAACAGAAAAAAGAGATTGCCTCCACCTTGATTGGAAATGGGACGAACCCACTATTTGCAGACTTCAACAAAGATGACTTACTCAGGCTGCTGAGTTAA
- a CDS encoding Cof-type HAD-IIB family hydrolase, producing MIKAVFFDVDGTLLSFNTHQIPLSTENAIRTLQAKGIKIIVSTGRSINSLNHIKYLDFDGFITFNGGYCVTKDGDVLFRKPIPAEDIQSLLNYAKQANPVSFSLMSEQEISIFNVTPDIQQMYDSLNLPVPMQREYEDFDTSTVLQTNIFIQPEHEDHFMKTVMPNSIASRWTPLFADVNPLGQSKKVGIDIFLDYFGITINETMSFGDGGNDITMLQHTHIGVAMGNANPEVKDIADYITDDVDHDGIWNALKHFDVI from the coding sequence ATGATTAAAGCAGTTTTTTTTGACGTCGATGGCACATTATTAAGTTTCAACACCCACCAAATTCCATTATCCACTGAAAATGCCATTCGTACCTTACAAGCCAAAGGTATCAAAATAATAGTATCTACCGGTCGCTCGATTAATAGTTTAAATCATATCAAATATTTAGATTTCGATGGATTTATCACCTTCAACGGTGGGTATTGCGTCACAAAAGACGGAGATGTGCTGTTTAGAAAACCGATACCTGCAGAAGATATCCAATCTCTTTTGAACTATGCAAAGCAAGCAAATCCAGTAAGTTTTTCGTTAATGTCTGAACAGGAAATCTCGATTTTCAATGTCACTCCTGATATCCAGCAGATGTACGACTCCCTGAATCTTCCCGTCCCTATGCAGCGCGAATATGAAGACTTTGACACCTCGACGGTACTTCAAACTAATATTTTCATTCAGCCAGAGCATGAAGATCATTTTATGAAGACGGTGATGCCCAACTCAATTGCCTCTCGTTGGACACCACTTTTCGCAGATGTCAACCCTTTAGGACAAAGTAAAAAAGTAGGTATTGATATCTTTCTGGACTACTTTGGGATTACGATTAACGAAACCATGTCATTTGGAGATGGCGGAAACGACATCACCATGTTGCAACATACCCACATTGGAGTAGCCATGGGCAATGCTAATCCGGAAGTAAAAGACATTGCAGATTATATAACCGATGACGTGGATCACGACGGTATTTGGAATGCTCTCAAGCATTTCGATGTTATCTAG
- a CDS encoding BamA/TamA family outer membrane protein: MILTTLASKTLIKRYFLRYLLSIILLLGVAPLSFAQHDTSSVVHIRPQDTLISENKTEPILASTDQYDISDLFVNIFHPRREADRSKKRSPITIMPNVAYNPTIGAQGGIKAVAGKVLGNQPNTTMSVGATSASITTKGIMVAYLSHNIFTPGNKWNLQGSMAVVRMVAPDAGIGMNMHAWTTEEERIIANPERNRYGSKYNSYVFNEKIYRQVADGLFLGAGVSFDMRRKIEEPQLVNGPTPPYLYSIKHGFDPKRYNSNGLLFNVQYMTRDHPNRAYKGIYTDVGIRVNQTWMGSSKNAIQMVTDFRKYFSFSTQHPDHLLAFWYWGSYRLSGTLPYFDLPGTSKDTNVRTGRGYTIGYFKGISFAYSEVEYRFPIMANKFLSGVTFFNMQSASDEIGTKLFQRWQPGGGAGLRVLFNKATRTNLCLDYAFGKYGNRGFFLGLNEAF, encoded by the coding sequence AAACGCTACTTTTTACGCTATCTGCTATCTATAATATTGTTATTAGGTGTCGCTCCGCTATCTTTCGCTCAGCACGATACTAGTAGCGTGGTGCATATACGTCCACAGGACACATTGATATCTGAAAATAAAACTGAACCAATACTTGCTTCTACGGATCAATATGATATCAGCGATTTATTCGTAAACATATTCCACCCTCGTCGGGAGGCTGACCGTTCGAAAAAAAGATCTCCCATTACCATTATGCCGAATGTTGCTTACAATCCAACCATTGGCGCTCAAGGGGGCATTAAAGCTGTCGCGGGTAAGGTGTTGGGAAATCAACCGAATACGACGATGTCTGTAGGGGCAACTTCAGCCTCAATTACAACCAAAGGTATTATGGTCGCCTATTTGAGTCATAATATTTTCACACCGGGTAATAAATGGAATTTACAAGGCAGCATGGCAGTTGTACGTATGGTAGCTCCTGATGCTGGTATCGGGATGAATATGCATGCTTGGACAACAGAGGAAGAACGTATCATTGCTAATCCAGAACGAAATCGCTACGGTTCCAAATATAATTCTTATGTCTTCAATGAAAAGATTTATAGACAAGTGGCAGATGGACTTTTTTTAGGCGCTGGCGTTTCATTCGACATGCGTAGAAAAATTGAAGAACCACAATTAGTTAATGGTCCAACCCCACCCTATCTCTATAGCATCAAACATGGATTCGACCCTAAGCGATACAATTCGAATGGACTATTGTTCAATGTGCAATATATGACCAGAGACCATCCTAATAGAGCCTACAAGGGCATCTACACCGATGTTGGGATACGCGTCAACCAGACTTGGATGGGAAGCAGTAAAAATGCTATTCAAATGGTAACTGATTTTAGAAAGTATTTCAGCTTTTCAACTCAGCATCCTGATCATTTACTAGCCTTTTGGTACTGGGGGTCGTATAGGCTTAGTGGCACACTGCCTTATTTTGACCTCCCAGGAACAAGTAAAGACACCAATGTACGTACAGGAAGAGGATATACTATAGGTTATTTCAAAGGGATATCATTTGCTTATTCTGAAGTTGAATATCGATTTCCCATAATGGCAAATAAATTCTTAAGTGGAGTTACATTCTTCAATATGCAATCAGCGAGTGACGAAATTGGGACTAAACTATTCCAACGCTGGCAACCTGGGGGTGGTGCTGGATTACGAGTTCTATTCAACAAAGCCACAAGAACCAATCTGTGCTTGGATTATGCTTTTGGGAAGTATGGTAATAGAGGTTTTTTTCTTGGTCTAAATGAAGCTTTTTAA
- a CDS encoding tetratricopeptide repeat protein → MNLSTRYETTQSNIKIADLLNFDYSYNALQDDQNWMTGLAILSQSTSYFQQCSVDIVQLYEKLFYDGLDFKFSYLLSEEDYDFYWNTLETILNNLAQHLPDAYAQLAFQYHEARTGYQNKEKVAHYLTLAIAHNAPIAKPVYAYFLYYNHIPRQDKEEAIRLLDQDNSEWGRLYRGYLYLEGKEFDNLTTIYSSLRTSQDSKIIKNSYILEACSHEWQGNLDKAKTIYKYCMDTYDSSYAMTRYALLTFDDQTPTAALALLERAAELGSLEAMSNFGHLSCPPQAAEEEAYRNAFHWFSIAHLYGNIYATYRLALLQLYVPHHQNMAKGLANLDIAADKELMDALVEKAELYLEGQLIDKNLEMSKFYFEKAIERHNSPYAHYRLGYMYELGLISGTSKLDLALNHYEQAAQQNHSYGNSNSGRMYRYGLGTEVNNEKAKVYFEKGIEQNNPSSVTELAFMYEDESLEKDLSRAFELFTIASEMNGGYGYACYIRGQYLEFGYHTGGERNLEQAVQMYEKGAALQDINSIYELGRCYRYGIVYEQNPDFAIEHFQKAADAGLPKSMVELSMCYEYEFGVSFDAQKTFDLMKQAAELNYPYAQYKVGSYLLHGNLGAPILANSDEALIWLNKARENKQPYALLELGDYYLYDYDQKDEYEKAFDYFVEAYDKYELISEGLGICHEYGIGTHTNTGEAFKYYEVAANQQNKNSMYRLGRCYLNGTGIKKNESQAYHWFANAANYGDAPSQYHAGLLLLRGQGVAMNKEEGFKLLEQAAQQNNAAAQFELGNCHLMGEGIEENEEQAIHWFTVAAENGHKQAKRIIGGKR, encoded by the coding sequence ATGAATTTAAGTACTCGGTACGAAACTACACAGTCCAACATCAAAATAGCTGATTTACTAAATTTTGACTATAGCTACAACGCTTTACAGGATGACCAAAATTGGATGACGGGCCTCGCTATCCTAAGTCAATCGACCTCTTATTTCCAACAGTGTTCAGTAGATATCGTACAACTTTACGAAAAGCTTTTTTACGATGGGCTGGACTTCAAATTCAGCTATCTTCTGAGCGAAGAAGATTATGATTTCTATTGGAACACACTCGAAACTATACTTAATAATCTTGCGCAACATTTGCCGGATGCGTACGCTCAGCTGGCCTTTCAATACCACGAAGCTCGCACTGGCTATCAGAATAAAGAGAAGGTTGCACATTACTTAACACTCGCCATAGCACACAACGCACCAATTGCGAAGCCTGTATATGCCTATTTCTTGTATTACAATCATATCCCTCGACAGGACAAAGAGGAGGCCATCCGCTTGCTAGACCAAGATAATAGTGAATGGGGCCGGCTATACAGAGGATACCTTTACCTGGAAGGCAAAGAGTTTGATAACCTGACTACTATTTATTCATCGCTCAGAACCAGTCAAGATAGCAAAATTATAAAGAACAGCTATATATTGGAGGCCTGTAGCCACGAATGGCAAGGCAATTTGGACAAAGCAAAGACGATATATAAGTATTGTATGGACACATACGATTCGTCCTACGCCATGACTCGTTACGCTTTGTTGACTTTTGATGACCAGACGCCTACGGCAGCGCTCGCCCTTTTAGAAAGGGCTGCAGAGTTGGGCAGTCTAGAAGCCATGAGCAATTTTGGACACCTATCCTGTCCTCCCCAGGCGGCTGAAGAAGAAGCATATCGAAATGCTTTCCATTGGTTTTCAATCGCTCATCTGTACGGAAATATTTATGCAACATATCGTTTGGCGCTACTACAGCTCTATGTACCGCATCATCAAAATATGGCCAAGGGACTGGCCAATTTAGACATAGCTGCTGACAAAGAACTCATGGATGCTCTTGTAGAAAAGGCCGAGCTGTACCTTGAAGGTCAGCTTATCGACAAAAATCTAGAGATGAGCAAGTTCTATTTTGAAAAAGCTATCGAACGTCACAACAGCCCATATGCCCATTATCGGCTTGGCTATATGTATGAATTGGGATTAATATCAGGCACCTCGAAGTTAGACCTTGCTTTAAATCATTATGAACAAGCAGCTCAACAGAACCATTCATATGGCAACAGTAATTCGGGTAGAATGTATCGGTATGGCTTAGGCACGGAAGTAAACAACGAAAAGGCTAAAGTATATTTTGAAAAAGGAATTGAACAGAACAATCCCTCTTCAGTCACAGAGTTAGCTTTTATGTATGAAGACGAAAGTCTAGAAAAAGACCTTTCTCGTGCATTTGAACTGTTCACTATAGCGTCAGAGATGAATGGAGGCTATGGTTATGCTTGTTACATCCGAGGCCAATATCTTGAATTTGGCTACCATACTGGGGGTGAACGTAATCTAGAACAAGCTGTGCAAATGTATGAGAAGGGTGCAGCTCTCCAAGATATCAACAGTATCTACGAATTGGGACGTTGTTACCGATACGGTATTGTATACGAACAAAATCCAGATTTTGCAATAGAACACTTTCAAAAGGCCGCTGACGCTGGCCTACCGAAAAGTATGGTTGAACTTTCTATGTGCTACGAATATGAGTTTGGCGTTAGCTTTGATGCCCAAAAGACATTCGATTTGATGAAGCAAGCAGCAGAACTTAATTACCCTTATGCACAGTATAAAGTAGGCTCCTACCTTCTGCACGGCAATCTTGGAGCGCCCATTCTCGCCAACTCGGATGAAGCTCTCATTTGGCTGAATAAAGCCCGAGAAAATAAACAGCCTTACGCCCTATTAGAACTAGGTGACTACTACCTATATGATTATGACCAAAAAGATGAATATGAAAAAGCATTCGATTACTTTGTTGAGGCTTACGATAAATATGAATTGATATCCGAAGGTCTCGGCATCTGTCATGAATATGGCATAGGCACCCATACCAATACTGGAGAGGCATTCAAGTATTATGAAGTGGCAGCCAATCAACAAAATAAAAATTCGATGTATCGCTTAGGTAGGTGCTATCTAAACGGTACTGGAATCAAAAAAAACGAGAGCCAGGCTTACCACTGGTTTGCAAATGCTGCAAACTATGGGGATGCTCCTTCACAATATCATGCAGGTCTCTTACTTCTTCGAGGACAAGGGGTAGCAATGAATAAAGAAGAAGGATTTAAGCTACTCGAACAGGCTGCTCAACAAAATAACGCTGCAGCACAATTCGAACTGGGTAATTGTCATTTAATGGGTGAGGGCATCGAGGAGAATGAAGAACAGGCTATTCATTGGTTCACCGTCGCGGCCGAAAATGGACACAAACAAGCCAAACGAATCATCGGAGGAAAAAGATAA